In Festucalex cinctus isolate MCC-2025b chromosome 21, RoL_Fcin_1.0, whole genome shotgun sequence, one genomic interval encodes:
- the LOC144010435 gene encoding uncharacterized protein LOC144010435 isoform X2, translating into MRRLKNKMPGNQSRWTLQSNKQARAERAIRGWPRHSSFPSLVASGHTLRQRVFHAYFAALIQLWKRKLTSHPPNKTQVVTSNNEVLQSLWSQVGQGNIYSKNKEMRAQQN; encoded by the exons ATgcgcag GCTGAAGAACAAAAT GCCGGGGAACCAGTCAAGATGGACGCTCCAATCAAATAAGCAAGCGAGGGCAGAACGAGCGATCCGAGGTTGGCCACGACACTCAAGTTTTCCGTCTCTGGTTGCCAGCGGCCACACCTTGAG GCAACGGGTTTTCCATGCCTACTTTGCGGCTCTGATCCAACTCTGGAAGAGAAAGCTGACGTCTCACCCACCCAACAAGACCCAA GTTGTGACCAGCAACAATGAAGTGCTGCAAAGTCTGTGGAGCCAAGTTGGACAAGGAAATATTTACAGCAAGAATAAGGAAATGAGAGCACAGCAAAACTGA
- the LOC144010435 gene encoding uncharacterized protein LOC144010435 isoform X1 produces the protein MRRQKKKARLKNKMPGNQSRWTLQSNKQARAERAIRGWPRHSSFPSLVASGHTLRQRVFHAYFAALIQLWKRKLTSHPPNKTQVVTSNNEVLQSLWSQVGQGNIYSKNKEMRAQQN, from the exons ATgcgcaggcaaaaaaaaaaagccag GCTGAAGAACAAAAT GCCGGGGAACCAGTCAAGATGGACGCTCCAATCAAATAAGCAAGCGAGGGCAGAACGAGCGATCCGAGGTTGGCCACGACACTCAAGTTTTCCGTCTCTGGTTGCCAGCGGCCACACCTTGAG GCAACGGGTTTTCCATGCCTACTTTGCGGCTCTGATCCAACTCTGGAAGAGAAAGCTGACGTCTCACCCACCCAACAAGACCCAA GTTGTGACCAGCAACAATGAAGTGCTGCAAAGTCTGTGGAGCCAAGTTGGACAAGGAAATATTTACAGCAAGAATAAGGAAATGAGAGCACAGCAAAACTGA